The Acinonyx jubatus isolate Ajub_Pintada_27869175 chromosome E3, VMU_Ajub_asm_v1.0, whole genome shotgun sequence genome has a window encoding:
- the SLX4 gene encoding structure-specific endonuclease subunit SLX4 isoform X1, with the protein MMDESDDDFKELCATFLQRVKKNGTKEVSGERKTQKASNSTETSKPKRTKPTATKSKTLQGPREKKTRSGSQAPRTKRQGAPKWQESKPAPPENGGGGVPASAVLQENVQNTQTEDARDSDSQPPPSHLTAMGPSPSKPRTAELVLQRMQQFKRADPERLQHASERCSLESAVEENLPKGPREEMTAGDGSGPWLPATESDAAVALALQQEFGQEQASLPDENLEETGLFFCQICQKNLSAMNVTRREQHVNRCLDEAEKALAPTTPRIPECPICGRPFLTLKSRISHLKQCAVNMDVGPQLLLQAVRLQTVPPEGACGTLASSFSHHAGGLKRRGATNQKELQRKRRVTKPEAPSEDLLVAMALSRSEMEQEAVPAALRLGNAFSERIRLGAEKKSRKRKAPVSPPPLLVQDPETTGRLMADRVAQLFAEEVELSSTPPLPTSRILKEELGKAGRCLQPPGGKQNFLWEGSALTGAWALEAFYTASLVPPMVPQRPAKALTQEPMLLPGLPDQPELEVQTPPAVPSAHPAGHGPRSPGPSASQREHQALQDLVDLAGEGMNASPWPCSGRPASPGGVAGMDLSPTGLPLTGFIPPPQEEQLERGGQTSLTLSLLLADLRAMVNNPQLSDIQLQTDSGEVLYAHKFVLYARCPLLMQYVNSEGFFAVEDGDVKSQRALLGGVSAEAARALLHYLYTADPGVPPRLVPGLSALARRFGVSELVLLCEQEPDVMGSEDRPRKENEDEDCESRAENFQELLRSMWIKEEEEAEASLKSEGCEEDREKVDEAEMEEIYEFAATQRKLLRGESTPEVKEETDRFGEDGPLSAQISLSVQVHEQPDNAEEMELCDQRRDEAPVKWKSVGPSTPLLLKGHGADVETAGSPEEALGRPGSSHPSRGGRTGRKEGAFWCSAAAAAEQPFSSTPRRCPELSQTSELQEDNGTATRKGAEGPCTPAHRQAPPLRPCLSKLLQGRSPGRPHPCPRPHHTGQSPSEASRAASQDSPSKQRRGRSLCKLLKDPGLQKGKERGSLLECRNKGALVSPEKSPSIDLTPSKPGHLSSRSQNTPSSKNREDEIILLLDSDEELELEQTKTKSVLDGPLEERKVLEVSTKSSELFSVINVDADQDSFQSPPRREAELLCGEERPPGSQGSQEGRGTPQLFCDPESGPEEDSTTDASWLVPATPLASRSRDSSSQTQITGLRSRALVDHMAQFKPWASLENRDRPEAANTCSIARPQMSPPHLGPIIAGSPDSRGPCSPHPGRLQHFALLAACPISGGLADSTGRLRKHSPLGPSLLNQATASEVVEVEDSEDEREVANSSPLPDNDPPIPLGDCHWHMEPLSPIPIDRLNLELTGPLSTSSPSGYGHSPALSGTTPIRGSLAGQRKAPERSPRAGSPGSSRQSFLNSALWDHWDEKEQTSPELLPAAQTPSADEAQKSEGLETPKGAHWKNLPPKEPITPMPRYSIMETPVLKKELDRFGVRPLPKRQMVLKLKEIFQYTHQTLESDSENESQSSRVLLEAPHSQTQASKTSKGSSHQENPPGGSLPPMSREEPPGPDGDAQLPASQESVASSVDSSDSSFNSQSSSCEFGVAFESAGDEEGQEEISASQTAAQAAATEEAVRRYIRSRPALYRKVLLYQPFELAELQAELKQHGIRMALGKLLDFLDAHCITFTTSAARKEKLQRKRRQPVGKKNRGRAAGRSAPPHPRPSAACERLQPPSASQASTGVSGPGDHINPP; encoded by the exons ATGATGGATGAGTCAGACGATGATTTTAAGGAGCTCTGCGCCACCTTTCTCCAAAGGGTGAAAAAGAATGGCACCAAGGAAGTGTCGGgggaaaggaagacacaaaaggCCTCCAACAGCACTGAGACAAGTAAACCGAAAAGGACCAAACCAACTGCTACCAAGAGCAAAACCCTTCAAGGCCCCAGGGAGAAGAAAACTCGGTCTGGCAGCCAGGCCCCGAGGACTAAAAGGCAAGGGGCACCCAAGTGGCAGGAGAGCAAACCAGCTCCCCCTGAGAATGGAGGGGGAGGTGTGCCTGCCTCTGCTGTGCTCCAGGAGAATGTGCAGAACACCCAGACAG AGGACGCTCGGGACAGCGactcccagccccctccttccCATCTGACTGCGATGGGGCCCAGTCCCTCCAAACCCCGGACGGCCGAGCTCGTCCTGCAGCGAATGCAGCAGTTCAAGAGAGCAGATCCTGAGCGCCTGCAGCATGCTTCCGAACGGTGCTCCCTGGAGTCTGCAGTTGAAGAAAACCTCCCGAAGGGCCCTCGAGAGGAGATGACGGCAGGGGACG GGTCGGGGCCCTGGCTCCCTGCCACAGAGAGTGACGCGGCGGTGGCCTTGGCCCTGCAGCAGGAGTTTGGGCAGGAACAAGCATCGTTACCTGATGAGAACCTGGAGGAGACAGGGTTGTTCTTCTGCCAGATCTGTCAAAAGAACCTCTCAGCCATGAACGTGACACGGAGGGAGCAGCATGTGAACCG GTGCTTGGATGAGGCTGAAAAGGCACTGGCACCCACCACACCACGGATCCCCGAATGCCCGATTTGTGGGAGGCCGTTTCTCACCCTGAAGAGCAGAATCAGTCACCTGAAACAGTGCGCGGTGAACATGGACGTGGGCCCCCAGCTCCTGCTCCAGGCTGTGCGGCTGCAGACGGTTCCGCCGGAGGGGGCCTGTGGCACACTGGCATCAAG CTTCAGCCATCACGCTGGAGGTCTGAAGCGGAGGGGAGCCACCAACCAGAAGGAGCTGCAGAGGAAGCGGAGGGTCACCAAGCCTGAGGCGCCGTCCGAGGACTTGCTGGTGGCCATGGCCTTGTCCCGGTCTGAGATGGAGCAGGAGGCTGTGCCAGCGGCGCTCAGACTGGGAAATGCCTTTTCTGAGAGGATAAGACTGGGAGCAG AAAAGAAGAGCCGCAAGAGGAAGGCGcctgtttcccctccccccttgttAGTCCAGGACCCGGAGACCACGGGGAGGCTGATGGCGGATCGGGTGGCCCAGCTCTTTGCCGAGGAGGTGGAGCTGTCCAGCACGCCGCCACTTCCCACGAGCAGGATTCTAAAGGAAGAGCTGGGAAAGGCCGGTCGGTGTCTGCAGCCACCTGGAGGGAAGCAGAACTTTCTGTGGGAAGGCAGCGCCCTGACTGGAGCCTGGGCCCTGGAAGCCTTCTACACGGCAAGCCTGGTCCCTCCCATGGTGCCCCAGCGGCCCGCAAAG gCTCTTACACAGGAGCCCATGCTCCTCCCAGGGCTGCCTGACCAGCCAGAGCTGGAAGTGCAGACGCCACCTGCTGTCCCCAGTGCCCACCCTGCAGGCCACGGCCCCAGGAGCCCAGGCCCCTCCGCCAGCCAGAGGGAGCACCAGGCCCTGCAGGACCTTGTGGACCTGGCGGGAGAGGGGATGAATGCCAGCCCATGGCCCTGCAGTGGGAGACCAGCCAGCCCGGGAGGGGTTGCAG GGATGGATTTGTCACCCACTGGCCTTCCACTGACTGGGTTTATCCCGCCACCCCAGGAAGAGCAGCTGGAGAGGGGCGGCCAAACTTCG CTCACCCTCAGTTTGCTGCTGGCTGACCTCAGAGCCATGGTCAATAACCCACAGCTGAGCGACATCCAGCTTCAGACAGACAGCGGGGAGGTGCTTTACGCCCACAAGTTCGTGCTTTATGCCCGCTGCCCCCTTCTCATGCAGTAT GTGAACAGCGAAGGCTTCTTCGCCGTGGAGGACGGCGACGTGAAGAGCCAGCGCGCGCTGCTGGGTGGCGTGAGCGCCGAGGCTGCCCGTGCGCTCCTGCACTATCTCTACACCGCGGACCCCGGCGTGCCTCCCCGGCTGGTGCCCGGCCTGAGCGCTCTGGCCCGCAG GTTCGGCGTTAGCGAGCTTGTTCTTCTGTGCGAACAAGAGCCTGATGTGATGGGTTCAGAGGACAGGCCACGGAAGGAGAATGAAGACGAGGACTGTGAAAGCCGGGCGGAGAACTTCCAAGAACTCTTGAGGTCCATGTGgataaaggaagaggaagaagcagaggctTCATTGAAATCCGAGGGCTgtgaagaggacagagaaaaagtgGATGAGGCAGAAATGGAAGAGATTTATGAATTTGCAGCCACTCAGCGCAAGCTGCTCCGGGGGGAAAGCACTCCAGAGGTCAAGGAAGAAACGGACCGGTTCGGGGAGGATGGTCCCTTGTCTGCACAAATCTCATTAAGTGTTCAGGTTCACGAACAGCCGGACAATGCAGAAGAGATGGAACTGTGTGACCAGAGAAGAGATGAGGCCCCAGTCAAATGGAAGAGCGTGGGACCGTCCACGCCCCTGCTACTCAAGGGCCATGGTGCAGATGTAGAGACAGCAGGGTCCCCAGAGGAAGCACTGGGGCGTCCCGGCTCCTCTCACCCTTCTCGGGGCGGCcggacagggagaaaggaaggtgcGTTTTGGTGCTCGGCTGCTGCTGCCGCTGAACAGCCCTTTTCATCGACTCCCAGAAGATGCCCTGAACTGTCGCAGACAAGTGAGCTCCAGGAAGACAATGGCACGGCCACGAGAAAGGGGGCGGAGGGTCCTTGTACCCCTGCCCACCGGCAGGCACCCCCATTGCGCCCGTGCCTGTCGAAGCTCCTTCAAGGCAGGAGTCCTGGCCGGCCACACCCTTGCCCTCGCCCTCATCACACCGGCCAGTCGCCCAGCGAAGCTTCTAGGGCAGCCTCCCAGGACTCACCatccaagcagaggaggggcaggagcctCTGCAAGCTACTTAAAGATCCAGGCCTTCAGAAAGGCAAAGAACGTGGTTCCTTGTTGGAATGCAGAAATAAAGGGGCTCTGGTCTCCCCAGAAAAATCTCCATCCATTGACCTCACCCCATCAAAACCTGGTCATTTGAGCTCCCGATCTCAGAATACTCCATCCAGCAAGAACAGAGAAGATGAGATTATCCTTTTACTGGACTCAGATGAAGAGCTGGAGCTggaacaaaccaaaacaaagtcaGTTCTTGATGGTCccctggaagaaaggaaagtgcTGGAAGTTAGCACCAAGTCTTCTGAGCTGTTTTCCGTCATCAACGTTGATGCAGATCAGGATTCTTTCCAAAGCCCACCACGAAGAGAGGCGGAACTGCtgtgtggggaggagaggccGCCAGGGAGCCAGGGCTcacaggagggcagagggacCCCTCAGCTGTTCTGTGACCCCGAGAGCGGCCCTGAGGAGGACAGCACCACAGACGCCTCATGGCTGGTGCCCGCCACTCCCCTGGCTAGCAGAAGCCGTGACTCTTCATCCCAGACCCAAATAACAGGCCTCAGGTCCAGGGCTTTAGTGGATCACATGGCCCAGTTCAAACCCTGGGCCTCCCTAGAAAACAGGGATAGACCCGAAGCTGCAAATACGTGTTCGATAGCCAGGCCCCAGATGTCGCCACCGCACTTGGGCCCCATCATTGCAGGAAGCCCCGACAGCAGGGGCCCATGCAGTCCCCACCCCGGGCGCCTCCAGCACTTTGCTCTTCTGGCGGCCTGTCCCATCTCAGGGGGCCTCGCCGATTCCACGGGGCGGCTCCGGAAGCACTCGCCCCTCGGGCCCAGCCTGCTGAATCAGGCCACCGCGAGtgaggtggtggaggtggaggacaGCGAAGACGAGCGGGAGGTGGCCAACAGCAGCCCCCTGCCGGACAACGACCCTCCGATCCCTCTTGGTGACTGCCACTGGCACATGGAGCCCCTCTCTCCGATTCCGATCGACCGCTTGAATCTTGAGCTGACGGGGCCCCTGAGCACCAGTAGTCCCAGCGGTTATGGCCACTCCCCGGCCCTCTCGGGCACCACCCCCATCCGAGGAAGCCTTGCTGGCCAAAGAAAGGCTCCAGAGAGGTCCCCTCGGGCCGGCTCGCCTGGGAGCAGCAGGCAGAGCTTTCTGAACTCCGCTCTGTGGGACCACTGGGATGAAAAAGAACAGACGTCTCCAGAGCTCCTTCCTGCGGCCCAGACGCCGAGTGCTGATGAAGCTCAGAAATCAGAAGGGTTAGAGACGCCAA AAGGTGCTCATTGGAAGAACTTGCCCCCGAAAGAGCCCATAACCCCAATGCCAAGGTATTCCATCATGGAGACCCCGGTACTGAAGAAAGAACTGGATAG GTTTGGCGTCCGCCCTCTACCCAAACGCCAGATGGTCCTGAAACTGAAGGAGATATTCCAGTACACTCaccagactctggagtcagactccgAGAATGAGAGCCAGTCCTCACGGGTGCTCCTGGAGGCGCCTCACAGCCAGACCCAAGCCAGCAAGACGTCCAAGGGCTCCTCCCATCAAGAGAATCCTCCTGGTGGAAGCCTCCCTCCaatgagcagggaggagcctcCAGGCCCTGATGGTGACGCCCAGCTCCCAGCCTCCCAGGAATCAGTGGCCTCCTCCGTGGACAGCAGTGACAGCTCCTTTAACTCACAAAG TTCTTCCTGTGAGTTTGGAGTGGCCTTTGAGTCTGCAGGGGATGAAGAGGGTCAAGAGGAGATAAGTGCATCACAGACGGCCGCCCAGGCGGCAGCCACGGAGGAGGCAGTGAGGCGCTACATCCGCTCCCGGCCGGCCCTCTACCGCAAGGTCCTGCTCTATCAGCCCTTTGAGTTGGCCGAGCTGCAGGCCGAGCTGAAGCAGCATGGCATCCGCATGGCCCTGGGGAAGCTGCTGGATTTCCTGGATGCCCACTGTATCACCTTCACCACCTCCGCGGCCCGGAAGGAGAAGCTCCAGAGGAAGAGGCGGCAGCCCGTGGGCAAGAAGAATCGGGGCAGGGCAGCGGGCCggtccgcccctccccacccgcgGCCGTCCGCAGCCTGTGAGCGTCTGCAGCCCCCCTCGGCGAGCCAGGCCTCCACGGGCGTTTCGGGGCCTGGGGACCACATCAACCCCCCGTGA
- the SLX4 gene encoding structure-specific endonuclease subunit SLX4 isoform X2, translating into MMDESDDDFKELCATFLQRVKKNGTKEVSGERKTQKASNSTETSKPKRTKPTATKSKTLQGPREKKTRSGSQAPRTKRQGAPKWQESKPAPPENGGGGVPASAVLQENVQNTQTEDARDSDSQPPPSHLTAMGPSPSKPRTAELVLQRMQQFKRADPERLQHASERCSLESAVEENLPKGPREEMTAGDGSGPWLPATESDAAVALALQQEFGQEQASLPDENLEETGLFFCQICQKNLSAMNVTRREQHVNRCLDEAEKALAPTTPRIPECPICGRPFLTLKSRISHLKQCAVNMDVGPQLLLQAVRLQTVPPEGACGTLASSFSHHAGGLKRRGATNQKELQRKRRVTKPEAPSEDLLVAMALSRSEMEQEAVPAALRLGNAFSERIRLGAEKKSRKRKAPVSPPPLLVQDPETTGRLMADRVAQLFAEEVELSSTPPLPTSRILKEELGKAGRCLQPPGGKQNFLWEGSALTGAWALEAFYTASLVPPMVPQRPAKALTQEPMLLPGLPDQPELEVQTPPAVPSAHPAGHGPRSPGPSASQREHQALQDLVDLAGEGMNASPWPCSGRPASPGGVAGMDLSPTGLPLTGFIPPPQEEQLERGGQTSLTLSLLLADLRAMVNNPQLSDIQLQTDSGEVLYAHKFVLYARCPLLMQYVNSEGFFAVEDGDVKSQRALLGGVSAEAARALLHYLYTADPGVPPRLVPGLSALARRFGVSELVLLCEQEPDVMGSEDRPRKENEDEDCESRAENFQELLRSMWIKEEEEAEASLKSEGCEEDREKVDEAEMEEIYEFAATQRKLLRGESTPEVKEETDRFGEDGPLSAQISLSVQVHEQPDNAEEMELCDQRRDEAPVKWKSVGPSTPLLLKGHGADVETAGSPEEALGRPGSSHPSRGGRTGRKEGAFWCSAAAAAEQPFSSTPRRCPELSQTSELQEDNGTATRKGAEGPCTPAHRQAPPLRPCLSKLLQGRSPGRPHPCPRPHHTGQSPSEASRAASQDSPSKQRRGRSLCKLLKDPGLQKGKERGSLLECRNKGALVSPEKSPSIDLTPSKPGHLSSRSQNTPSSKNREDEIILLLDSDEELELEQTKTKSVLDGPLEERKVLEVSTKSSELFSVINVDADQDSFQSPPRREAELLCGEERPPGSQGSQEGRGTPQLFCDPESGPEEDSTTDASWLVPATPLASRSRDSSSQTQITGLRSRALVDHMAQFKPWASLENRDRPEAANTCSIARPQMSPPHLGPIIAGSPDSRGPCSPHPGRLQHFALLAACPISGGLADSTGRLRKHSPLGPSLLNQATASEVVEVEDSEDEREVANSSPLPDNDPPIPLGDCHWHMEPLSPIPIDRLNLELTGPLSTSSPSGYGHSPALSGTTPIRGSLAGQRKAPERSPRAGSPGSSRQSFLNSALWDHWDEKEQTSPELLPAAQTPSADEAQKSEGLETPSAHWKNLPPKEPITPMPRYSIMETPVLKKELDRFGVRPLPKRQMVLKLKEIFQYTHQTLESDSENESQSSRVLLEAPHSQTQASKTSKGSSHQENPPGGSLPPMSREEPPGPDGDAQLPASQESVASSVDSSDSSFNSQSSSCEFGVAFESAGDEEGQEEISASQTAAQAAATEEAVRRYIRSRPALYRKVLLYQPFELAELQAELKQHGIRMALGKLLDFLDAHCITFTTSAARKEKLQRKRRQPVGKKNRGRAAGRSAPPHPRPSAACERLQPPSASQASTGVSGPGDHINPP; encoded by the exons ATGATGGATGAGTCAGACGATGATTTTAAGGAGCTCTGCGCCACCTTTCTCCAAAGGGTGAAAAAGAATGGCACCAAGGAAGTGTCGGgggaaaggaagacacaaaaggCCTCCAACAGCACTGAGACAAGTAAACCGAAAAGGACCAAACCAACTGCTACCAAGAGCAAAACCCTTCAAGGCCCCAGGGAGAAGAAAACTCGGTCTGGCAGCCAGGCCCCGAGGACTAAAAGGCAAGGGGCACCCAAGTGGCAGGAGAGCAAACCAGCTCCCCCTGAGAATGGAGGGGGAGGTGTGCCTGCCTCTGCTGTGCTCCAGGAGAATGTGCAGAACACCCAGACAG AGGACGCTCGGGACAGCGactcccagccccctccttccCATCTGACTGCGATGGGGCCCAGTCCCTCCAAACCCCGGACGGCCGAGCTCGTCCTGCAGCGAATGCAGCAGTTCAAGAGAGCAGATCCTGAGCGCCTGCAGCATGCTTCCGAACGGTGCTCCCTGGAGTCTGCAGTTGAAGAAAACCTCCCGAAGGGCCCTCGAGAGGAGATGACGGCAGGGGACG GGTCGGGGCCCTGGCTCCCTGCCACAGAGAGTGACGCGGCGGTGGCCTTGGCCCTGCAGCAGGAGTTTGGGCAGGAACAAGCATCGTTACCTGATGAGAACCTGGAGGAGACAGGGTTGTTCTTCTGCCAGATCTGTCAAAAGAACCTCTCAGCCATGAACGTGACACGGAGGGAGCAGCATGTGAACCG GTGCTTGGATGAGGCTGAAAAGGCACTGGCACCCACCACACCACGGATCCCCGAATGCCCGATTTGTGGGAGGCCGTTTCTCACCCTGAAGAGCAGAATCAGTCACCTGAAACAGTGCGCGGTGAACATGGACGTGGGCCCCCAGCTCCTGCTCCAGGCTGTGCGGCTGCAGACGGTTCCGCCGGAGGGGGCCTGTGGCACACTGGCATCAAG CTTCAGCCATCACGCTGGAGGTCTGAAGCGGAGGGGAGCCACCAACCAGAAGGAGCTGCAGAGGAAGCGGAGGGTCACCAAGCCTGAGGCGCCGTCCGAGGACTTGCTGGTGGCCATGGCCTTGTCCCGGTCTGAGATGGAGCAGGAGGCTGTGCCAGCGGCGCTCAGACTGGGAAATGCCTTTTCTGAGAGGATAAGACTGGGAGCAG AAAAGAAGAGCCGCAAGAGGAAGGCGcctgtttcccctccccccttgttAGTCCAGGACCCGGAGACCACGGGGAGGCTGATGGCGGATCGGGTGGCCCAGCTCTTTGCCGAGGAGGTGGAGCTGTCCAGCACGCCGCCACTTCCCACGAGCAGGATTCTAAAGGAAGAGCTGGGAAAGGCCGGTCGGTGTCTGCAGCCACCTGGAGGGAAGCAGAACTTTCTGTGGGAAGGCAGCGCCCTGACTGGAGCCTGGGCCCTGGAAGCCTTCTACACGGCAAGCCTGGTCCCTCCCATGGTGCCCCAGCGGCCCGCAAAG gCTCTTACACAGGAGCCCATGCTCCTCCCAGGGCTGCCTGACCAGCCAGAGCTGGAAGTGCAGACGCCACCTGCTGTCCCCAGTGCCCACCCTGCAGGCCACGGCCCCAGGAGCCCAGGCCCCTCCGCCAGCCAGAGGGAGCACCAGGCCCTGCAGGACCTTGTGGACCTGGCGGGAGAGGGGATGAATGCCAGCCCATGGCCCTGCAGTGGGAGACCAGCCAGCCCGGGAGGGGTTGCAG GGATGGATTTGTCACCCACTGGCCTTCCACTGACTGGGTTTATCCCGCCACCCCAGGAAGAGCAGCTGGAGAGGGGCGGCCAAACTTCG CTCACCCTCAGTTTGCTGCTGGCTGACCTCAGAGCCATGGTCAATAACCCACAGCTGAGCGACATCCAGCTTCAGACAGACAGCGGGGAGGTGCTTTACGCCCACAAGTTCGTGCTTTATGCCCGCTGCCCCCTTCTCATGCAGTAT GTGAACAGCGAAGGCTTCTTCGCCGTGGAGGACGGCGACGTGAAGAGCCAGCGCGCGCTGCTGGGTGGCGTGAGCGCCGAGGCTGCCCGTGCGCTCCTGCACTATCTCTACACCGCGGACCCCGGCGTGCCTCCCCGGCTGGTGCCCGGCCTGAGCGCTCTGGCCCGCAG GTTCGGCGTTAGCGAGCTTGTTCTTCTGTGCGAACAAGAGCCTGATGTGATGGGTTCAGAGGACAGGCCACGGAAGGAGAATGAAGACGAGGACTGTGAAAGCCGGGCGGAGAACTTCCAAGAACTCTTGAGGTCCATGTGgataaaggaagaggaagaagcagaggctTCATTGAAATCCGAGGGCTgtgaagaggacagagaaaaagtgGATGAGGCAGAAATGGAAGAGATTTATGAATTTGCAGCCACTCAGCGCAAGCTGCTCCGGGGGGAAAGCACTCCAGAGGTCAAGGAAGAAACGGACCGGTTCGGGGAGGATGGTCCCTTGTCTGCACAAATCTCATTAAGTGTTCAGGTTCACGAACAGCCGGACAATGCAGAAGAGATGGAACTGTGTGACCAGAGAAGAGATGAGGCCCCAGTCAAATGGAAGAGCGTGGGACCGTCCACGCCCCTGCTACTCAAGGGCCATGGTGCAGATGTAGAGACAGCAGGGTCCCCAGAGGAAGCACTGGGGCGTCCCGGCTCCTCTCACCCTTCTCGGGGCGGCcggacagggagaaaggaaggtgcGTTTTGGTGCTCGGCTGCTGCTGCCGCTGAACAGCCCTTTTCATCGACTCCCAGAAGATGCCCTGAACTGTCGCAGACAAGTGAGCTCCAGGAAGACAATGGCACGGCCACGAGAAAGGGGGCGGAGGGTCCTTGTACCCCTGCCCACCGGCAGGCACCCCCATTGCGCCCGTGCCTGTCGAAGCTCCTTCAAGGCAGGAGTCCTGGCCGGCCACACCCTTGCCCTCGCCCTCATCACACCGGCCAGTCGCCCAGCGAAGCTTCTAGGGCAGCCTCCCAGGACTCACCatccaagcagaggaggggcaggagcctCTGCAAGCTACTTAAAGATCCAGGCCTTCAGAAAGGCAAAGAACGTGGTTCCTTGTTGGAATGCAGAAATAAAGGGGCTCTGGTCTCCCCAGAAAAATCTCCATCCATTGACCTCACCCCATCAAAACCTGGTCATTTGAGCTCCCGATCTCAGAATACTCCATCCAGCAAGAACAGAGAAGATGAGATTATCCTTTTACTGGACTCAGATGAAGAGCTGGAGCTggaacaaaccaaaacaaagtcaGTTCTTGATGGTCccctggaagaaaggaaagtgcTGGAAGTTAGCACCAAGTCTTCTGAGCTGTTTTCCGTCATCAACGTTGATGCAGATCAGGATTCTTTCCAAAGCCCACCACGAAGAGAGGCGGAACTGCtgtgtggggaggagaggccGCCAGGGAGCCAGGGCTcacaggagggcagagggacCCCTCAGCTGTTCTGTGACCCCGAGAGCGGCCCTGAGGAGGACAGCACCACAGACGCCTCATGGCTGGTGCCCGCCACTCCCCTGGCTAGCAGAAGCCGTGACTCTTCATCCCAGACCCAAATAACAGGCCTCAGGTCCAGGGCTTTAGTGGATCACATGGCCCAGTTCAAACCCTGGGCCTCCCTAGAAAACAGGGATAGACCCGAAGCTGCAAATACGTGTTCGATAGCCAGGCCCCAGATGTCGCCACCGCACTTGGGCCCCATCATTGCAGGAAGCCCCGACAGCAGGGGCCCATGCAGTCCCCACCCCGGGCGCCTCCAGCACTTTGCTCTTCTGGCGGCCTGTCCCATCTCAGGGGGCCTCGCCGATTCCACGGGGCGGCTCCGGAAGCACTCGCCCCTCGGGCCCAGCCTGCTGAATCAGGCCACCGCGAGtgaggtggtggaggtggaggacaGCGAAGACGAGCGGGAGGTGGCCAACAGCAGCCCCCTGCCGGACAACGACCCTCCGATCCCTCTTGGTGACTGCCACTGGCACATGGAGCCCCTCTCTCCGATTCCGATCGACCGCTTGAATCTTGAGCTGACGGGGCCCCTGAGCACCAGTAGTCCCAGCGGTTATGGCCACTCCCCGGCCCTCTCGGGCACCACCCCCATCCGAGGAAGCCTTGCTGGCCAAAGAAAGGCTCCAGAGAGGTCCCCTCGGGCCGGCTCGCCTGGGAGCAGCAGGCAGAGCTTTCTGAACTCCGCTCTGTGGGACCACTGGGATGAAAAAGAACAGACGTCTCCAGAGCTCCTTCCTGCGGCCCAGACGCCGAGTGCTGATGAAGCTCAGAAATCAGAAGGGTTAGAGACGCCAA GTGCTCATTGGAAGAACTTGCCCCCGAAAGAGCCCATAACCCCAATGCCAAGGTATTCCATCATGGAGACCCCGGTACTGAAGAAAGAACTGGATAG GTTTGGCGTCCGCCCTCTACCCAAACGCCAGATGGTCCTGAAACTGAAGGAGATATTCCAGTACACTCaccagactctggagtcagactccgAGAATGAGAGCCAGTCCTCACGGGTGCTCCTGGAGGCGCCTCACAGCCAGACCCAAGCCAGCAAGACGTCCAAGGGCTCCTCCCATCAAGAGAATCCTCCTGGTGGAAGCCTCCCTCCaatgagcagggaggagcctcCAGGCCCTGATGGTGACGCCCAGCTCCCAGCCTCCCAGGAATCAGTGGCCTCCTCCGTGGACAGCAGTGACAGCTCCTTTAACTCACAAAG TTCTTCCTGTGAGTTTGGAGTGGCCTTTGAGTCTGCAGGGGATGAAGAGGGTCAAGAGGAGATAAGTGCATCACAGACGGCCGCCCAGGCGGCAGCCACGGAGGAGGCAGTGAGGCGCTACATCCGCTCCCGGCCGGCCCTCTACCGCAAGGTCCTGCTCTATCAGCCCTTTGAGTTGGCCGAGCTGCAGGCCGAGCTGAAGCAGCATGGCATCCGCATGGCCCTGGGGAAGCTGCTGGATTTCCTGGATGCCCACTGTATCACCTTCACCACCTCCGCGGCCCGGAAGGAGAAGCTCCAGAGGAAGAGGCGGCAGCCCGTGGGCAAGAAGAATCGGGGCAGGGCAGCGGGCCggtccgcccctccccacccgcgGCCGTCCGCAGCCTGTGAGCGTCTGCAGCCCCCCTCGGCGAGCCAGGCCTCCACGGGCGTTTCGGGGCCTGGGGACCACATCAACCCCCCGTGA